One Periophthalmus magnuspinnatus isolate fPerMag1 chromosome 8, fPerMag1.2.pri, whole genome shotgun sequence genomic window carries:
- the rhot1a gene encoding mitochondrial Rho GTPase 1-A isoform X2, whose protein sequence is MRKDVRILLVGEPKVGKTSLIMSLVSEEFPDEVPLRAEEITIPADVTPERVPTHIVDYSEAEQSEEQLYQEISKANVICIVYSVNNKKSIEKVTSHWIPLINDRTDKDSRVPLILVGNKSDLVEHSSMETILPIMNQYQDIETCVECSAKNLKNISELFYYAQKAVLHPTGPLYCPEEKELKPSCIKALTRIFKVSDLDNDGILNDNELNFFQRTCFNTPLAPQALEDVKNVVRRNMNDGVKDNGLTLKGFLFLHTLFIQRGRHETTWTVLRRFGYDDDLELTQEYLFPIIKIPPDCTTELNHNAYLFLQSVFDKHDKDRDCALSPEEVKDLFKVFPYMPWGPDVNNTVCTNDQGWITYQGYLSQWTLTTYLDVQRSLEYLGYLGYSIIYEQESQAAAITVTRNKRIDLQKKQTQRSVFRCNVLGAKGSGKSGFLQAFLGRNLQRQRRIREDHKSFYAISTTYVYGQEKYLLLHEVMPDFDFLSEADLACDVVCLVYDVNNPHSFEYAAKVYKQYFIDSKTPCVFIAAKSDLHEVRQHYSLTPHDFCRKHKLHPPQPFTCNTSDAPGKEIYTRLTTMAMYPHMAQADLKNSTFWLRASVGATVFAVLGFAVYRALVKQR, encoded by the exons ATGAGAAAAGACGTGAGGATACTGCTCGTGGGGGAAC CCAAGGTCGGCAAGACATCACTGATTATGTCTCTGGTCAGTGAGGAGTTCCCTGATGAG GTTCCGCTGCGGGCTGAGGAGATCACCATCCCAGCAGATGTCACACCTGAGAGGGTGCCCACTCACATTGTTGATTATTCAG AAGCTGAACAGTCAGAGGAACAGCTCTATCAAGAGATCTCAAAG GCAAATGTGATATGCATAGTTTACTCTGTCAATAATAAGAAGTCAATCGAAAAG GTGACAAGTCATTGGATTCCTCTTATAAATGACAGAACAGACAAAGACAGCAG AGTACCGCTGATCCTTGTGGGGAACAAGTCTGATTTGGTTGAACACAGCAGCATGGAGACCATCCTACCAATCATGAACCAGTATCAGGATATTGAGACCTGTGTGGAG TGCTCAGCCAAAAACCTGAAGAACATCTCTGAGCTGTTTTATTACGCTCAGAAAGCTGTGCTTCACCCAACAGGGCCCTTGTACTGcccagaggagaaagag ctgAAGCCTTCTTGCATTAAAGCCTTAACTAGAATCTTTAAAGTCTCTGACCTGGACAATGATGGCATTTTAAATGACAATGAACTCAATTTCTTCCAG AGGACATGTTTCAATACACCACTGGCACCTCAGGCTCTGGAGGATGTGAAGAACGTGGTTAGGAGGAACATGAACGATGGGGTCAAGGACAATGGACTCACACTTAAAG GATTCCTGTTCCTTCACACACTCTTCATCCAGAGGGGACGCCATGAGACCACGTGGACTGTCCTGAGGAGATTTGGATATGATGATGACCTGGAGCTAACACAGGAATACCTCTTCCCAAT TATAAAGATCCCTCCAGATTGCACCACTGAACTCAACCACAACGCTTACCTCTTCCTCCAAAGTGTCTTTGACAAACATGACAAA GACAGAGATTGTGCTCTGTCTCCAGAAGAGGTGAAGGACCTATTCAAAGTCTTCCCTTACATGCCCTGGGGACCTGACGTGAACAACACCGTCTGCACTAATGATCAGGGGTGGATCACATACCAGGGATACCTCTCTCAGTGGAC gcTTACAACCTATTTAGATGTGCAGCGTAGTTTAGAATATCTGGGCTATCTGGGATACTCCATCATCTATGAACAGGAGTCTCAGGCAGCTGCTATCACAG TAACTCGTAACAAGCGTATTGACCTGCAAAAGAAACAGACCCAGCGTAGTGTTTTCCGTTGCAATGTGTTGGGAGCAAAAGGCAGTGGCAAAAGTGGCTTTCTTCAGGCCTTTCTGGGCAGGAATCTTCAG CGACAGAGGCGCATTAGGGAAGACCACAAGTCTTTCTACGCAATCAGCACAACATACGTCTACGGTCAGGAGAAATACTTGCTG CTCCATGAGGTGATGCCAGACTTTGACTTCCTTTCGGAGGCTGATTTGGCCTGTGATGTTGTTTGCCTGGTTTATGACGTCAATAATCCTCACTCTTTTGAATATGCTGCCAAAGTCTACAAG CAATACTTTATAGATAGCAAGACACCCTGTGTTTTTATCGCTGCCAAGTCTGACCTGCATGAAGTCCGCCAGCACTACAGTCTGACCCCGCATGACTTCTGTCGCAAACATAAACTCCACCCACCCCAGCCATTCACATGCAACACATCCGACGCACCCGGCAAAGAGATATATACAAGACTTACTACTATGGCCATGTATCC ACACATGGCACAAGCTGACCTGAAGAACTCTACGTTCTGGCTGCGGGCGAGTGTTGGTGCCACAGTGTTTGCCGTGCTGGGCTTTGCTGTGTACAGAGCACTGGTGAAACAGCGGTGA
- the rhot1a gene encoding mitochondrial Rho GTPase 1-A isoform X3 produces MRKDVRILLVGEPKVGKTSLIMSLVSEEFPDEVPLRAEEITIPADVTPERVPTHIVDYSEAEQSEEQLYQEISKANVICIVYSVNNKKSIEKVTSHWIPLINDRTDKDSRVPLILVGNKSDLVEHSSMETILPIMNQYQDIETCVECSAKNLKNISELFYYAQKAVLHPTGPLYCPEEKELKPSCIKALTRIFKVSDLDNDGILNDNELNFFQRTCFNTPLAPQALEDVKNVVRRNMNDGVKDNGLTLKGFLFLHTLFIQRGRHETTWTVLRRFGYDDDLELTQEYLFPIIKIPPDCTTELNHNAYLFLQSVFDKHDKDRDCALSPEEVKDLFKVFPYMPWGPDVNNTVCTNDQGWITYQGYLSQWTLTTYLDVQRSLEYLGYLGYSIIYEQESQAAAITVTRNKRIDLQKKQTQRSVFRCNVLGAKGSGKSGFLQAFLGRNLQRQRRIREDHKSFYAISTTYVYGQEKYLLLHEVMPDFDFLSEADLACDVVCLVYDVNNPHSFEYAAKVYKQYFIDSKTPCVFIAAKSDLHEVRQHYSLTPHDFCRKHKLHPPQPFTCNTSDAPGKEIYTRLTTMAMYPHARLCCICACNRCTFCLCQNLLKLELLRNIKAQLRRAVLNRHMAQADLKNSTFWLRASVGATVFAVLGFAVYRALVKQR; encoded by the exons ATGAGAAAAGACGTGAGGATACTGCTCGTGGGGGAAC CCAAGGTCGGCAAGACATCACTGATTATGTCTCTGGTCAGTGAGGAGTTCCCTGATGAG GTTCCGCTGCGGGCTGAGGAGATCACCATCCCAGCAGATGTCACACCTGAGAGGGTGCCCACTCACATTGTTGATTATTCAG AAGCTGAACAGTCAGAGGAACAGCTCTATCAAGAGATCTCAAAG GCAAATGTGATATGCATAGTTTACTCTGTCAATAATAAGAAGTCAATCGAAAAG GTGACAAGTCATTGGATTCCTCTTATAAATGACAGAACAGACAAAGACAGCAG AGTACCGCTGATCCTTGTGGGGAACAAGTCTGATTTGGTTGAACACAGCAGCATGGAGACCATCCTACCAATCATGAACCAGTATCAGGATATTGAGACCTGTGTGGAG TGCTCAGCCAAAAACCTGAAGAACATCTCTGAGCTGTTTTATTACGCTCAGAAAGCTGTGCTTCACCCAACAGGGCCCTTGTACTGcccagaggagaaagag ctgAAGCCTTCTTGCATTAAAGCCTTAACTAGAATCTTTAAAGTCTCTGACCTGGACAATGATGGCATTTTAAATGACAATGAACTCAATTTCTTCCAG AGGACATGTTTCAATACACCACTGGCACCTCAGGCTCTGGAGGATGTGAAGAACGTGGTTAGGAGGAACATGAACGATGGGGTCAAGGACAATGGACTCACACTTAAAG GATTCCTGTTCCTTCACACACTCTTCATCCAGAGGGGACGCCATGAGACCACGTGGACTGTCCTGAGGAGATTTGGATATGATGATGACCTGGAGCTAACACAGGAATACCTCTTCCCAAT TATAAAGATCCCTCCAGATTGCACCACTGAACTCAACCACAACGCTTACCTCTTCCTCCAAAGTGTCTTTGACAAACATGACAAA GACAGAGATTGTGCTCTGTCTCCAGAAGAGGTGAAGGACCTATTCAAAGTCTTCCCTTACATGCCCTGGGGACCTGACGTGAACAACACCGTCTGCACTAATGATCAGGGGTGGATCACATACCAGGGATACCTCTCTCAGTGGAC gcTTACAACCTATTTAGATGTGCAGCGTAGTTTAGAATATCTGGGCTATCTGGGATACTCCATCATCTATGAACAGGAGTCTCAGGCAGCTGCTATCACAG TAACTCGTAACAAGCGTATTGACCTGCAAAAGAAACAGACCCAGCGTAGTGTTTTCCGTTGCAATGTGTTGGGAGCAAAAGGCAGTGGCAAAAGTGGCTTTCTTCAGGCCTTTCTGGGCAGGAATCTTCAG CGACAGAGGCGCATTAGGGAAGACCACAAGTCTTTCTACGCAATCAGCACAACATACGTCTACGGTCAGGAGAAATACTTGCTG CTCCATGAGGTGATGCCAGACTTTGACTTCCTTTCGGAGGCTGATTTGGCCTGTGATGTTGTTTGCCTGGTTTATGACGTCAATAATCCTCACTCTTTTGAATATGCTGCCAAAGTCTACAAG CAATACTTTATAGATAGCAAGACACCCTGTGTTTTTATCGCTGCCAAGTCTGACCTGCATGAAGTCCGCCAGCACTACAGTCTGACCCCGCATGACTTCTGTCGCAAACATAAACTCCACCCACCCCAGCCATTCACATGCAACACATCCGACGCACCCGGCAAAGAGATATATACAAGACTTACTACTATGGCCATGTATCC CCACGCCCGTCTCTGCTGTATTTGTGCGTGCAACAGGTGCACCTTTTGCCTGTGTCAGAACCTCCTCAAGTTGGAGCTGCTGCGAAATATTAAGGCCCAACTCCGCAGGGCCGTGTTGAACAG ACACATGGCACAAGCTGACCTGAAGAACTCTACGTTCTGGCTGCGGGCGAGTGTTGGTGCCACAGTGTTTGCCGTGCTGGGCTTTGCTGTGTACAGAGCACTGGTGAAACAGCGGTGA
- the adap2 gene encoding arf-GAP with dual PH domain-containing protein 2 — MAGHEKNRNILLELVKQPDNSVCADCGAPDPDWASYKLGVFLCLNCSGIHRNLSSKVKSIKLDFWDDGLVEFMRSNGNAKACEVYEKAVPCYYYRPQRYDCTVLREQWIRAKYERLEFTGETKYPPPSYTTGFYKGLLWKKEKEGSQFNQRKFVLSEKEFTLTYYSKENEFKRPKAVIPIKDLNAVFQPKKIGHSHGLQLTYQNENHTRNLFVYHEKSEEIGTWFNCIRAARYAYLKTAYPTGRDEELIPMITRNYLKEGFMEKTGPLQKETFKKRWFVLDSHNRKLLYYKSPLDATELGAIFIGPESNNYSVKECVPKFSIGNKWKCGVMVDTLERQYVFMCEEEKEQKEWLSALRQVLLRPMAPQDYASKHKLHMTLWLYLI, encoded by the exons ATGGCTGGTCATGAAAAAAATAGGAACATTTTACTGGAACTGGTGAAGCAGCCGGACAACAGTGTGTGCGCGGACTGCGGTGCGCCGG ATCCAGACTGGGCATCCTATAAACTGGGGGTGTTTTTGTGTCTCAACTGCTCTGGCATCCATCGCAATCTCTCAAGCAAGGTCAAGTCCATTAAACTGGACTTTTGGGATGACGGTCTTGTGGAG tttatGAGATCTAATGGTAATGCAAAAGCATGTGAGGTGTATGAGAAGGCAGTTCCATGTTATTACTATCGCCCCCAGAGATACGACTGCAC TGTTCTTAGAGAGCAGTGGATTCGTGCTAAATATGAACGGCTGGAGTTCACTGGAGAAACCAAATACCCACCACCTTCTTACACCACAG gtTTTTATAAAGGGCTGCTGTGGAAGAAGGAAAAGGAGGGTTCACAGTTTAACCAGAGGAAATTTGTGTTGTCTGAAAAGGAATTTACTTTGACATACTACAGCAAAGAGAAT GAGTTCAAACGGCCCAAGGCTGTAATCCCCATAAAAGACCTTAATGCGGTGTTCCAGCCTAAAAAGATTGGACATTCACACGGGCTGCAACTCACATACCAGAACGAAAACCACACAAGAAATCTGTTTGTGTACCATGAGAAGTCAGAG GAAATTGGAACATGGTTCAACTGCATTCGAGCTGCCCGCTATGCATATCTGAAGACAGCATACCCTACTGGAAGAGATGAAGAG CTAATACCAATGATCACCAGGAACTACCTCAAAGAAGGATTTATGGAAAAAACAGGACCACTG CAAaaggagacatttaaaaaaagatgGTTTGTTTTGGACTCTCATAATAGGAAGTTATTATATTACAAAAGCCCACTG GACGCTACGGAGCTGGGGGCCATTTTCATTGGCCCAGAGTCAAATAACTACTCTGTGAAAGAATGTGTGCCGAAATTTTCCATAGGAAACAAGTGGAAATGTGGTGTGATGGTGGACACGCTAGAACGACagtatgtttttatgtgtgaagaggagaaggaacagAAGGAGTGGCTGTCTGCTTTACGACAAGTGCTTCTTCGGCCCATGGCACCCCAGGACTATGCTAGTAAGCACAAACTGCATATGACACTGTGGctctatttgatttga
- the rhot1a gene encoding mitochondrial Rho GTPase 1-A isoform X1 encodes MRKDVRILLVGEPKVGKTSLIMSLVSEEFPDEVPLRAEEITIPADVTPERVPTHIVDYSEAEQSEEQLYQEISKANVICIVYSVNNKKSIEKVTSHWIPLINDRTDKDSRVPLILVGNKSDLVEHSSMETILPIMNQYQDIETCVECSAKNLKNISELFYYAQKAVLHPTGPLYCPEEKELKPSCIKALTRIFKVSDLDNDGILNDNELNFFQRTCFNTPLAPQALEDVKNVVRRNMNDGVKDNGLTLKGFLFLHTLFIQRGRHETTWTVLRRFGYDDDLELTQEYLFPIIKIPPDCTTELNHNAYLFLQSVFDKHDKDRDCALSPEEVKDLFKVFPYMPWGPDVNNTVCTNDQGWITYQGYLSQWTLTTYLDVQRSLEYLGYLGYSIIYEQESQAAAITVTRNKRIDLQKKQTQRSVFRCNVLGAKGSGKSGFLQAFLGRNLQRQRRIREDHKSFYAISTTYVYGQEKYLLLHEVMPDFDFLSEADLACDVVCLVYDVNNPHSFEYAAKVYKQYFIDSKTPCVFIAAKSDLHEVRQHYSLTPHDFCRKHKLHPPQPFTCNTSDAPGKEIYTRLTTMAMYPHARLCCICACNRCTFCLCQNLLKLELLRNIKAQLRRAVLNRYPYRCFWLPLFLFFLHVVTLY; translated from the exons ATGAGAAAAGACGTGAGGATACTGCTCGTGGGGGAAC CCAAGGTCGGCAAGACATCACTGATTATGTCTCTGGTCAGTGAGGAGTTCCCTGATGAG GTTCCGCTGCGGGCTGAGGAGATCACCATCCCAGCAGATGTCACACCTGAGAGGGTGCCCACTCACATTGTTGATTATTCAG AAGCTGAACAGTCAGAGGAACAGCTCTATCAAGAGATCTCAAAG GCAAATGTGATATGCATAGTTTACTCTGTCAATAATAAGAAGTCAATCGAAAAG GTGACAAGTCATTGGATTCCTCTTATAAATGACAGAACAGACAAAGACAGCAG AGTACCGCTGATCCTTGTGGGGAACAAGTCTGATTTGGTTGAACACAGCAGCATGGAGACCATCCTACCAATCATGAACCAGTATCAGGATATTGAGACCTGTGTGGAG TGCTCAGCCAAAAACCTGAAGAACATCTCTGAGCTGTTTTATTACGCTCAGAAAGCTGTGCTTCACCCAACAGGGCCCTTGTACTGcccagaggagaaagag ctgAAGCCTTCTTGCATTAAAGCCTTAACTAGAATCTTTAAAGTCTCTGACCTGGACAATGATGGCATTTTAAATGACAATGAACTCAATTTCTTCCAG AGGACATGTTTCAATACACCACTGGCACCTCAGGCTCTGGAGGATGTGAAGAACGTGGTTAGGAGGAACATGAACGATGGGGTCAAGGACAATGGACTCACACTTAAAG GATTCCTGTTCCTTCACACACTCTTCATCCAGAGGGGACGCCATGAGACCACGTGGACTGTCCTGAGGAGATTTGGATATGATGATGACCTGGAGCTAACACAGGAATACCTCTTCCCAAT TATAAAGATCCCTCCAGATTGCACCACTGAACTCAACCACAACGCTTACCTCTTCCTCCAAAGTGTCTTTGACAAACATGACAAA GACAGAGATTGTGCTCTGTCTCCAGAAGAGGTGAAGGACCTATTCAAAGTCTTCCCTTACATGCCCTGGGGACCTGACGTGAACAACACCGTCTGCACTAATGATCAGGGGTGGATCACATACCAGGGATACCTCTCTCAGTGGAC gcTTACAACCTATTTAGATGTGCAGCGTAGTTTAGAATATCTGGGCTATCTGGGATACTCCATCATCTATGAACAGGAGTCTCAGGCAGCTGCTATCACAG TAACTCGTAACAAGCGTATTGACCTGCAAAAGAAACAGACCCAGCGTAGTGTTTTCCGTTGCAATGTGTTGGGAGCAAAAGGCAGTGGCAAAAGTGGCTTTCTTCAGGCCTTTCTGGGCAGGAATCTTCAG CGACAGAGGCGCATTAGGGAAGACCACAAGTCTTTCTACGCAATCAGCACAACATACGTCTACGGTCAGGAGAAATACTTGCTG CTCCATGAGGTGATGCCAGACTTTGACTTCCTTTCGGAGGCTGATTTGGCCTGTGATGTTGTTTGCCTGGTTTATGACGTCAATAATCCTCACTCTTTTGAATATGCTGCCAAAGTCTACAAG CAATACTTTATAGATAGCAAGACACCCTGTGTTTTTATCGCTGCCAAGTCTGACCTGCATGAAGTCCGCCAGCACTACAGTCTGACCCCGCATGACTTCTGTCGCAAACATAAACTCCACCCACCCCAGCCATTCACATGCAACACATCCGACGCACCCGGCAAAGAGATATATACAAGACTTACTACTATGGCCATGTATCC CCACGCCCGTCTCTGCTGTATTTGTGCGTGCAACAGGTGCACCTTTTGCCTGTGTCAGAACCTCCTCAAGTTGGAGCTGCTGCGAAATATTAAGGCCCAACTCCGCAGGGCCGTGTTGAACAG GTATCCATACAGATGTTTCTGGctgcctctcttcctcttctttttgcATGTTGTCACTTTATACTAA